In Labeo rohita strain BAU-BD-2019 chromosome 8, IGBB_LRoh.1.0, whole genome shotgun sequence, the genomic window attacgatattgggtaaagatcatgttccattaagatatttcgtaaatttcctgctttattaagttattattattcatttttgattagtaatatgcattgctaagaacttaatttggacaactttaaaggcaattttctcaatatttaaatttttttgccccctcaggttccagattttcaaatagttgtatatcaggccgaatatgttaaattaatttttaaatatgcttttagatgttgtataaatctcattttcaaaaaattgacccttatgactggttttgtggtccagggtcacatataaaaataacaactatatatatatatatatatatatatatatatatattatcatcatcatctaaAAGCGAAATAAATAAGGTTTCCACTGTCCATTGATGTAGTTGATCTgagaaacaactatttgaaaatctggaacctgagggtgcaaaaaaatcaaaatattgagaaaattacctttaaagttgtccaaattaagctcttagcaatgcatattactaataaaaaaattaataataataaattaataaggtagtaaatttaataaaataaaataataatatacatatacatatatacatatatatacatatatatatatatatatatatatatatatatatatatatatatatatatatatatatatatatatataaggcaAGACACCTTAAAAACCTGACCTGAATGCTGGTAACCAATTTCAAAGAgcttacattgaaaaaaaaaattataacaatcTGAACTATGACTACCTTTGACTTTAAGAACAACACGCTCTGTTCATATTCAAACTCAAGTTTCCTTTCTTCTATATAAGAACACTGTCAGCATCATAAATGAGCAATGAAGCAGTAAGTGGTTTGGATCACATGGGAATTTTCCAGCAAGTTCTTAATGGACCTCATCTACTCCAACCTTAGCTTTTTAAACACTACCATGGAACCAGTTTCACTGCAGTCCAAACAAACGCCAGTCGATAGTCATCGAAGACCAATCTGTcgcatattcaaaacatcaCGAGCTGTGGATAAAAAGGGAATGGACTTACCCAAGTGTTGTCATGGTGACTATGGTGTACCAGAAGGAGGCTGGGATGCTGGTGAAGTTGGTTCCCTTGGTGCCTTTCTCGGCGTAGAACATGACTGTGGCAAATATGATGATGGCCATGGTGAGGGAAAACAGGAGGAAGCCCAATTCAGAAGCACAGCTCTTCAGAGTATAACCCAGGATCCGCAGGCCCTGAGAGTGACGCGAGAACTTGAAGATCCGGAAGACACGGAACACCCTCAGCGTGACGAACGCGCCGCTCACGTCCTCGTTCTCGGGCATGACCAGGCCGATGTAGTAGGGCATGATGGCGACGACGTCGATGACGCTCATAACCGAGCGCATGAACTTGCAGCGGCTGGGCGCGGCGAAAAGCCTCATGAGGTACTCGAAGGTGAAGATGAGCACGCAGGCCGTGTCCATGCAGAAGAATGCCAGCGAGTACTTCTCGCCGCACGGCAAGTCTTTCTTGCTGCCTTTGGGGGGTCGGCATGGGACGGTTTCCACAACGTTCGCTATGACGGAGACGGCGATGAAGAAACCCGTGACGTAGTAGAAAACCAGAGCCATGGTGCTTGTGTGGGGGTTTTCGAAGGCGCGCCACAAACGTTCCCGAGGCGTGCTATGCGGCGGCAAGGGAGTATCTGTTGCCATCTCCGCCTCCGTGTCCTCAGCCAAACGTTCCTGGTTTTCTTTCTTGCGATCCCTGTATTCTTCCATACAACAGTCGCCGATAATATCCGGCACGATGCCGTAAAACGCCAGCTCCTCGTCGAAGGCCTGAATGCACTCCTGCCTCGGGTAGTGAAGTTTGCCGGTGCGGTAGAAGTTCAAAATATGGCGAAACATCTCCGGGTCCCGGTCGAAGAAGTACTCCTGAGTGTCCTCGTTGTAGAAAAACTCCTTTTCCGAACTGCCCAGCAGAGTGTCGGGATAGCGATCTAGTGTGTTTTTCCATGTCTGGAAGCGGAGCCCGCTCACATTTACGAAGAGGATCTCGTCGTTGCGACTCTTTTTGTCTACGGGTGGTTTGGGCATGGTTTTCTTGGCCAGAGGAAGCCAGCCAACGGCTGCTGCCCTGGCAAACGGTAGCCATGTTGCCACTCCGGCAGCCATGCTTATTTCGGTGGTTAATGAATCAAATACACCAAAAAACACTAGTCAGCTTTTCTGAACCTGTTTGGACCAGAAAGAGCCTTTCCGAACTAATCATCCGAGCTGAGAATCTCAAACTAGTTCCTCGGTTTAATATGCTAGGAAGGAATCCTGTGAGGTAAATGGAAGTGGGCGAATGTTTTCATTATCTGCTACAAAAAAATTTGAGGCTGTCAGAGTGTCAAAGCCATTTAAAGCTCAGGATCTCCATATATCACGATTCAGACCCATTAAAATTCATCAGCTCAAGCTTTTGTTTGCAGATTGTGGCTGTTCAAAGAATCAGTTGAGCCATTTCAAGGGTTAACTCTCCTGGCCATTTCTTGCAGGCTCTGCCGGAGAATACTGATTTGTTGCTGCGCTGTGCCGTTTCAAATTTTTATTAGTCTGTGATGAGGCTTTCTGAAGTTAGCAAGAAGACTATTTCTCCTCTACTGGGTCCATTCTTTCGTTTGAAGGCGTTCTTGCTCCTTTTTATGCAAGACTCTTccctttatttttctttcctttcttcaaGTAGCTACTCAATCTCACAAGAGGCTGAGAAGATTTTCAAACGGAGGTCTCAGAACCACAGCCACCTGGACTCCACGTATGGCCGTTCATTCATGCACCTGTCATGAAAGAACACAACAAATCCTTAGATGATGTTTCAAAGCAACATGGGACACAGTAGCTACTTTCACCAGCTTGTTTTACGTCAGCgactgttaaaataaacaaggctCACAGTCTGTTTATGAGAGCTCTCGCACGCTAAAGTCATTCACGCTTTGTACTACACAGAAAACGTGCcgttattttttacatatatataaaatagcacATTACAATACACAGAAATACATTCATGAACTGCATAAAACTATATActactttaaaagtaaaatactttttcaaTGCAATCAgacaaacatacatttttttgtgtgttcaggTTCACAACAATCAATATGCGAAGTATAGTCAATCAATAATGTGTTTCCCCACTTCTAAGCTAATGCAACTTCCTGTTGCATATAAAAATGTCTCAGTGTGAAGAGCCTCCCTAATCCAGAATCAGATTTTAAAACCTACACAAACTTTGAAGGGCATCATCACATAACCACACGGCTGCCCTCCTGTCGGAGGACAGGTGACCCAGCCCAGTCCCAACATAATGCATATAACATGCTCTCACAATCAAAAATCAATAACGCATTACTCTACACCTCCTGCACCATGCGCAAGAACATGCACGTAGAAGACAGTAAAGTCTGGGTTTACTTTAGCACTAACGCAGCTCTATGGCTGCAACTTATTCTTTTTTTGGCTCGAACGCGTCAGACGAGAGTGCGAAAGCGAATGTAGGTGCTCCTAAATTTGTACATCCCTAAAGTGACTCCCAAAATCAATGAGAGccataaataaaacagcataaaaaagTCAAGCAAGTTGCCAGCAGTAACAATAAGTGATGATTTATCTTTAAAGACTTGTTACCTCTGAGCCGGACGAGAGGAGGAAGAGTTCAATGTGACGGAAAGCtgctgaaagaaagaaaaaggaaagaaacGGCAATCTCTCTGCAGCAGTCCTGGCATCTCGCATGCAGCTTGTGAAGGAGCGACCGTAACGCCTAGTCCTCCTtgcctctctctcctctcctccgCTGCTCTGTTGCATTCGTGcgctgcctctctctctctctcttttactcTCATTTGCTTGCTCAACCTCCCcaccctctttctctctctcactctctctctctctacacttATACACATCCATTTAAAGCTTAATATCTCTTGCAAATGCATCCTGCCCTACAATGGGGCATAGAGAACGAGGCAATAGCTCAGGTTTCACACAACCTGACAATACTAGATCACACAATCTACTTGTGCCCTTTGTTGCAGCTTACTGCATTCAGACACATCGCATCCTCTCCTCTTTCAACAGATCGTTTCATATTGCTCCACCTCTCTCGGCAGTGGGAGTAGCACGAGAATTCTTATTCATTCTTATTTCAGTTTCCTCAACTGCTTCCAAGCACAATGGGGTGCCATCACACTTCTGAAAGCAATCTGTAAGGAAAATTGGTGGAGAATGTGTTTAAATCATTGAAGAAGGTGAGAAAACTTTGGGAGATGCTTTGTGAGATTTACATTAATGATATATAGCATAACACTGCGATTTCATTGTTTGGAatcataaaattgtattatatacagTAGATTATCAGGACACACTTGACTGAAAATCTTTTGATGTGAAACAATGGTTGTCAAACAGGAGGCCCGGGCTCACTAGGGGGCCTCAGTAAATACCCAAGGGGGCCTTaagatgaattaaaataattaaaaatatgataaaacaaGTATTAAAATAAGCTAACACAACttaaaaccaacatttttaaattcctCTTCAAAAACcaagttaaaaattatatatataattatatgagAGGAAGAAAGAGAGATTTTAAATGAtactgtattaaattaaattaaattaaatatgtatggtaacactttacaaaaagatttcaattaatttacaattagttaacatgaacaataattatacagcatttatttagttCAAAAcatactaatacattattaaaattttttgcatatatatagttataaaaatcattattaaaagtTGTGTCTGTTAACATTAGTTGGTAATGTATAAATGCTGTAagaatatattgttatattatattattatatatattgtttattgtcaattcatgttagttaacgcattaactaatgttaacaaacgagaccttattgtaaagtggtACTACCACTACTACGCACTGATACTACGCACtaaccagttataagggtcaatttttagaatttgagatttatacattatctgaaagctgaataaataagctttccattgttgtatggtttgttaggataagacaatatttgttgagatacaactacttaATCTCAAATCTGAGGGtgtgaaaaaaatatctaaatattgagaaaatcgcctttaaagttgtccaaataaagttcttagcaatgcacattactatttaaaaattaagttttgatatatttaaggtaggaaatttacaaaatatcttcatggaacatgatctttacttaaataaaagaaaagaaaattttgacccatacaaggtatttttggctattgctacaaatatatccatgctacttaagactggttttgtggtccagggtcacatattaaaattgttaaagtTAGCAAAAAAAAAGCACTCAACAAGTGTGCAGCATACCGTATCAAAAGCATCCCAGCATTCATAGCATGTAGCTGATTGATGAACGTTCAGACCGTGTCAAGCTGGAAATCATACAAAGAAGAGAGAGTTTTCAttaatataatgtgtgtgtgtggtgggggGGCCTTGCATAATTAACCCTTCAATGACttaataatattctaaaatgtggaaatattagtattaatgAATGAGTAGGTGTGTTCAAACTTTTCATTGGTAGTATATAATCATCCTCCTTCAGCCATCTTAAAATCTAGATATCGGTATTGGCATAATCCATTGAAAACCCATATTGGCCAACTACTAGTTTACATTCACAAACTGTTCTTTAGTCTACATACTGTATTATTCATGAGGACAAAGGCTGAATTCAGCAGCCTGACACTCATTCATGTAGCATTTATACCAACTGTGCCTTCCACTGCTGTCTTGCGGATGCAACACACATGCAACTGGGGTCTCGAATGGCTTGTTGTGCTCCACCTAAAATAGAGGGATTTGATTACATTGGTATTTATATCTGTCCTGTTTACCCTGTGGAATTAACCATTTAATGTAATAGCATActgtacacacatgcatgtaaacaTTGTCTGGTTTCAATTATAGAGCAGGCATTACATTTCTCTGCGAAGTGTCACGTAAGAGACGGATTGACGGGATGTGCAATTCCATTTGGAGCCACTAGTGGCACAAAAATTACACACATCAACTCCATGGCAAATTTATAGTGGCTTTTGGCATGTCGATCCATTCGATCAAGCCtcactttaaaatgaagcaCTCTCTTGGCTGCCTCCAAAGCCTACTTGAGCAAAAGAAACAGCCGCTACTGTAATTCCCAGTGATAGCATCTGTTATGAGGATTGAACTAAAGGAGTTTTCAGGGCGTAACGATTGATTTTGTGGAAATATTGGAGTTTCGATATACggagtggggaaaaaaacagggCACTCTCACGTAAGAGGAACTCCAGCACGCTGGAATAGAGTGAAGTAAGCCAAGATGATGGCAGAATTGATTCCTGGATCCTCAAAATCAATGGATGTGTTACAGCTGGAGTCTTCAAAAGGAATCCTGGGAGCAAAACAGGTCAACAATGCAGGAGgttagtttaaaaataaagagaacAAAGCTTTGTTAGTGTTATCTGGTTTCATGCAGTCTTATTTAGAGTAACAAATAACTGCAAAATGTGCTGtaaagagttattttaatttttgtgccTCATCAGAATGAGATTATTACAGAATAAATGATGAAATCTTGCTTCTTGTAAGGACACATGGAGAACAGAAGAGTGGTAGTGCATGGAGGACAAGAGCAGATCAgtacaaaaacatcaataatTCACTGGTTTTACAAAGATCCTCTCTGTGATGAAAGCAATGAGGTAGAAACCCAGAAGAAAggtgaaaagaaaagaaacttcCTCAAGTTCCCACTTCCTGCCAGTCTCATGGGACGTCGCCGAAATGGTCGAAAGTTTGCATTAACTCAAGGAAACAGATTGATCATGCATTCACTGCACTGTATTTCTGCCTTCAACACGCTGTCATATTAATGAATGACAATCTTATATTAATTGGGcttgttttgaatatttttctAAGTCTAATTACCCAATTTCTGTGTTTACAGTCACACCGTGACAGATTCTCAAAGTCTGCTAGAggaatagtttactcaaaaatgaaattctgtcatcagatATTCACAACAATGTCGTCCCAAATCGATATGACTTTACATGAAACACAGATGGATGTGTTTCAAACAGAAGGACTCCATCAAACACCAAAAAAGTGGTCCAAATGACTCTTGCAatgatgttcaagtctttcaaACTTATTTGATTGCTCTGTGGGAAAATAAGAACAAAATGTATGTCTTTATTCATTGAAAATATATCTCATATgccatatacagttgaggtcaaaagtttacatacaccttgcagcatctgcaaaatgtaaattcttaaaccaaaataagagggattatacaaaatgcatgttattttttatttagtactgacctgaataatgatgatatttcacataaaagatgttcacatataatccacaagagaaaataatagttaaatagataaaaatgaccgttcaaaagtttacatacacttaatacTGAGTTTcactggggggtgaaaactttttgcatttgaatatcagggcatatttaatttattttgtcttctgagaaacatgtaagtatcttctgtagcttctgaagggcagtactaaataaaaaaaataagatatttaggcaaaataagaaaaatgtacacatcttcattctgttcaaaagttttcaccccccggctcttaatgtatcgtttttctttctgaagcatcagtgagtgtttgaaccatctgtaatagttgcatgtgagtccctcagttgtcctcagtgtgaaaagttggatctcaaaatcatacagttgttattggaaagggttcaaagaccaaaaaatgctgaaaaagaatttgtgttacctgaaggatttttctgaagaacagcaagcagtttaactgtccaAGAAAAAACAAAGGACTAATGAACAactacaaaacagaaaaaaggcagctgtggatcattcaggtaacagtaaagtattaaaaaataatagtaaaataattaacattttgcagattctgcaaggagtgtgtaaacttttgacctcatctgTATATTCCAACTAAATGCACAAATGCATGTTTAGTCTTTTTGTGAAGCTAGACAGGTTGAGTTCACTGCAACTTACTTCTAAATTTCTTCTCACATGTTCCACAGATGACAGAAAGCCCTCAAATATATCAATTCAATCCACAAGACTTTGGTGCAGtgacaaaatgttcttttttcatAACcgaaacaacaaaaacacaacattgaGTTACTCACTCCAAACACAGAGAAATGAATTATTGTTGGTGAGGCTTGAATTACAGTGAGAGGCGTTGCGTCATACTTCTGGAGTCTTTCTATGAATGATTGAAGAAGATGGGGAAAAAGCTTTCCTGCAGGTCTCTGCACTTTACTGCAATACTTCACTCCACAATGCAGGCCAAAATACTGTAAGACGCTAAAAATGCGCTCTAAATGCACCTGAATGCAACTGAAATCAAACCTATAAATATGACTGAGTATACAGTTATGGTTATATATCTCTCTAAGACCCACTGAATagcaaaatactttttaaagcaaTTAAGTAACACCCATTTTTCAATAACCATGGCTTAAAAACTTCACATAACAGCAGCTCACACTCTGAAATGTATCATAGTGGAGTGATAAGAACATTTATAAGAGGGCTGCTCTGAAATGAACAGGGAAAGCTTTTATAGAGGTGCGGTGCTGCTGTGTtgtaaatgtgcattttcatACCTTATAGGAGGTCAGTGAGGTGCAGGAATAGATCAGGAACGTCAGACTTTATAGAGAGCAGCAGTTGAATACATCCATTTCAGCCTCCTACTGCAGCTGGGAATGTTCCTTAAGAAAGTCTAAACCAAGAAAGTCAAAGCAtatgtgattttatatttaattttaactgaTGACATTTTGCAAACTTCTAAAATTCCCCTCTAAAAGAAATATGGATAAACATTATGATTTTTACAACCACTGACTTCCTAAAATGTTTCAGTGCATATAAGCACTGCAtgcaaaatgctaaataataagttataacaacacaataaaaataaaatgtattaaatatatttaatatattgatatgtatataataaattgtttcaaaatgcaaaataaggGTTTAATAACAATTGACATGTACTACGGAACCTCTAAAGGGAATAAATACCAGacaggaggggaaaaaaatatttcaacgcTTTCTCACACAATTATATCGTtcggtaattatactgtatataaactgcGGGCATCAGAGAGCCGCTATTAATATGCAAGTCATTGAAATCGCTTTTGAATGCAGTCtagctttttactttcactttcagatTTGCGATCAGACATACTCTGTTTATTCTATGGAGtggcagtacttaccacacattttacaagattaacaTTATAGATCTTTGTCAACGGTGCTCaagatctgcaaatcattcgccatcgtcctgtcagtcatctctccttactctgtttaggtggtaagtgaaattttatgtactgtaatgcaAGTTAACATGCTACCGCTAGCAAGcggctaaccatgtccctttagtggctctGTAGAAGGCGTTATACATTTTCCGtgccttttttccttttttcactGTAAGAGCGaacgcggccatttgtaaatgtaatgcgTTTGGATTCGGGTCTCATCCgcttccagttatttttagctgtacaaaacagctggttttggTGTTCGATATTGAATGTTTTCAAGATGCGTCATCAGTCAGCggcactaaatgtaaacaatgccactgaaccgaacgaaacttgcatattttgctgattatagagggtttgcaccgACGTCAGGttctggtcagttacccggatgcgcggccattgCGGCAATAACGTTACTCATATGTAAACAGAAGCATTGATTGCATGGTTAGTGCACCACTGAAGATGTTGTTctactaatttatgctgtctaaaccacagaaaatgtgtggaagctgccaaatcatatagagaaggacttagtaagcaggaaaggtcGTTTTATTtggacaaactaaagttaatacagGGCTCAACGCTAAACGGCGAtagtgtttccttggttacTGGTGTACACAAAGCTGCGCCATGCTGCTTTATTATACACTTTATACAGATGCTAGATGAAAAGGAAATGCCAAGTTaacttttctgaaaacagacagttcccctcagagacaCATTCATAAAAACTCCTACCCCCAGTTCATTATTATGGGtttcttccaatattttgtgcatcgtgaacagtaagattgatctgcctgctacagtattttctcctttttaTGTCTGTCTTCAGCTGTTAACGGCCTTTtacagactaaatataataataacgtaatatttccacaaaaatggcattttggAACACGAATGCAGTGCAGTGAATGTACCACTTGCATGGGCCACAGGGCAGTCCATATAAAGGGTTTGCACCGACGTCACGTtatggtcagttacccggatgcgcggccattgCGGCGATACTCATATGTAAACAGAAGCATTAATTGCACGGTTAGTGTACCACTGAagacattgttctgctaatttatgccgTCTAAACTAcggaaaatgtgtggaagctgctaaattatatagagaatgacttagtaagcaggaaaggttgttttgattttgacaaactaaagttaatacagGGATCAACGCTAAGCGGCGACAGTGTTTCTGCTATATAATGCTTTATAATGCGTTATACAGCTgctagatgaaaagaaaaagccatgtaaacttttctgaaaacagaCAGTTCCCCTCCGagacacattcatataaactccTACCCCCAATTCATTATTATGGGTTTCTTCCAATATTTCGTGCATCGTGAACAGTGAGATTGATCTGCCcgctacagtattttctccgTTTTATGTCCGTCTTCAGCTGTTCACGGCCTTTTagagactaaatataataataacgtaATAGTTCCACACCAATGATATGTTGGAACATGAATGTAGTGCAGTGAATGTACGACTTGCACAGGCCACAGCGCAGTCCATATTGTCCAGCCCTTTAATAGGTGGTAAACAACCGTACGATCTGCCTCCGTTGTCCCGGACTGATGGCCCAACAGTTCTTCCTTCTATTTCTAATCCTGACATAGTGAATTACTTTTGTTTCTTCGTTTTTTCGCCAAGCCTATACACGAGTTCCGTTCAGTtcaatggcattgtttacaCTCAGCGCCGCCGCAATGGCCGACTTCCAGATTGATAATGTaatgtgaaaacactctattgctgctaaaaaaaaacggtcaattattgtcatgttttgggctgtactaatcgctcggactgggaaaaacatttagagTACTATAGattgccaaaagttataacaaatcaaggagaagagtgcaaaaaact contains:
- the kcnd1 gene encoding potassium voltage-gated channel subfamily D member 1, coding for MAAGVATWLPFARAAAVGWLPLAKKTMPKPPVDKKSRNDEILFVNVSGLRFQTWKNTLDRYPDTLLGSSEKEFFYNEDTQEYFFDRDPEMFRHILNFYRTGKLHYPRQECIQAFDEELAFYGIVPDIIGDCCMEEYRDRKKENQERLAEDTEAEMATDTPLPPHSTPRERLWRAFENPHTSTMALVFYYVTGFFIAVSVIANVVETVPCRPPKGSKKDLPCGEKYSLAFFCMDTACVLIFTFEYLMRLFAAPSRCKFMRSVMSVIDVVAIMPYYIGLVMPENEDVSGAFVTLRVFRVFRIFKFSRHSQGLRILGYTLKSCASELGFLLFSLTMAIIIFATVMFYAEKGTKGTNFTSIPASFWYTIVTMTTLGYGDMVPNTIAGKIFGSICSLSGVLVIALPVPVIVSNFSRIYHQNQRADKMRAQQKVRLARIRLAKKGTTNAFLQYKEEGGFQDRGSDSALCLKNRSSFEHQHHHLLHCLEKTTNHEFTDELTFSEMCMTESVGYRTSRSTSISSQQGVSTSCCPRRAKRRAIRLANSTVSVSRGSVQELDTLQVHKTSAGPQSRSSLNARTEDLKLNCDDRDFTAAIISIPTPPANTPDESLPPSPAIPGILRNSRCSSFTHETVKISSL